The DNA sequence CCAGCGCACTGCGCACGGCATCCGGCTTGCCGTCGATGACCCGACCGATCGAGCCGACGATGGCGGAAGTCTGCGCGGCGAATTCCTGGGCGTCGATGACCGTCGGGCTCGGGGGCGGATTGTCTGGCATGCGTTCCCTCTCGCGTGGGCGCTGCGGTGCGCGTGAACCGATCGTAACCCGCGCGGCTGGGGAGCGGCTCCGCATCGGTTAGACTTGTGCACGGCTCTCCGCGTGGCGGCATCCAGGCCAATTCCCCCAGGGCGGAAACGCAGCAAGGGTAACCGGGCTCTGCTGGGTGCGCGGAGGGTCACTTTCTTTTTGTCAGCGTCCTCCTGGCCAGTCCTGTCAGGATCGAGACGTGACGAGGTCAGACGTGATCAGCACCGCCGATTCCCCGCGCCGCAGTGCGCTGGGGCGCTTCGCCTCGCCGATCCTCCTCCTGGCCGCCATGTGGCTCGTGCAGTTCGCGGACGCCGTGCTCCCCGGGTCGTTCACCGGTTTCGGCCTGCGCTCGTGGGACCCGTCGGGTCTGCCCGGAGTGTTCGTCGGACCGCTGCTGCACGCGAACTGGCAGCACCTCATCGCGAACTCGGTGCCGTTCGTCGTGCTCGGCTGCCTCGTCGCGGTCGAGGGCGCCCGCCGGTTCTGGGCGGTCACGGCCTTCGCCGCCGTCATCGGGGGAGCGGGTACGTGGCTGCTGAATGCGCCGGGGACGCTGACCGTCGGCGCCTCCGGACTCGTGTTCGGGTACTTCGGCTACACCGTGCTGCGGGTGTTCGCGCCGGGACGGGTGTCGCACCGCATCCTCTACGCCGTCATCGCCGTCATCGTCATCGCGCTCTACGGCGGATCGATGCTCGCCGGCGTGGTGGGCGTGCGCGAGGGCATCTCCTGGCAGGCGCACCTGTTCGGCGCGATCGGCGGAGGGCTCGCCGCGTTCATCGGACGCAGCGCGAGCGGCGGACGCGGGCGGCCATGACGTCGACAGCGCGTCGCACGCGAGCACGCCGGGCAGCGACGCAGCGCCGGCGCCCCCGTGCGCGACGTCGACCGACCCCGCGTCGCCGCGCACAGCGCAGGATGCAGCGCAGGCGCCTCCTCCGACGGATCGCCCTGTCGGCAGCGGGCGTCGTGGCCGTCGCGCTCGCCGCGATCCTCATCCCGCTCGGCCTCGCGCAGGAGAAGCCCCTCGCGATCTGCCTCGGAGATCCGAGCACCTACCCCGAGGCGGGCATCGCCGGTTGGGAGGGGGAGCAGCTGGAGAACGCCGCGACCATCATGCAGACGGCCACCGCGCTCGGCTTCGGCCGCGACGGCCAGGTGCTCGGCGTCATGACCGCGATGGGCGAGAGCAGCCTGCACAACATCGACTACGGCGACTGGGAGACGAGCGGGTTCACGAACCCCGACGGCAGCAGGACCACGAGCATCGGGCTCTTCCAGCAGCAGGAGTGGTGGGGCAGCGTCGAGCAGCGCATGGACCCGGCGACCGCCGCGACGCTCTTCTACCAGCGTCTCGCCCGCGTGCCCGACTGGCAGTCGATGGACCGCTCGCTGGCCATCCACCGCGTGCAGGTCAACCTCGACCCGACGTACTACACGCGTTACACCGAGGATGCCGTCGCGGTCGTCGACGCGATGTCGCAGCCCTGCTGATCCGCCGCGCATCCAGGCTCCGGAAGGGGAGGTGCGCCTAGGCTGGAGCCGTGGCGCAGAGCATCTACATCACCTCGGCCGAAGGCCATACCGGGAAGTCCACGATCGCCCTCGGCGTGCTCGATGCGCTCATGCGCGTCACACCGCGCGTGGGTGTCTTCCGGCCCATCGCGCGCTCGGTCGCCGAACGCGACGACGTGCTCGAGCTGCTGCTCGCCCACGACGGCGTGCAGCTCGACTACGACGACTGCATCGGCGTGACCTACGACGACGTCCGCGACGACCCCGACCGGGCGCTCTCGACCATCGTCGCCCGCTTCAAGGCCGTCGAGGCCCAGTGCGACGCCGTCGTCATCATCGGCAGCGACTACACCGACGTCGCCAGCCCCGCCGAGCTCGGCTACAACGCTCGGATCGCCGCGAACCTCGCCGCACCCGTGCTGCTCGTCCTCAGCGGTCGCGACCAGCAGCGCCAGGCCGAGCAGCTGGGCACGACCACGGCCCGCACGCCCGAGGCCGTCGGCCAGATCGGCGCCCTCGCTCTGTCGGAGCTGGAGGTCGAGCGCGCCGAGCTGTTCGCGATCGTCGTGAACCGCGCCGATCCCGACCGCCTCGGCGACATCGAGCAGGCGGTCGCCGCACTCCGTCCTGCGCGGACCACCCCGGTGTGGGCGCTCCCCGAGGACCGCACCCTCGTCGCGCCGTCGATCCGCGGCATCCTCTCCGCCGTCGACGGACGACTCATCAAGGGAGACCCCGACCGTCTCGGGCGCGAGGCCCTCACGATCGTCGTCGCCGGAATGTCGATGGTGAACGTGCTGCCG is a window from the Microbacterium sp. LWO14-1.2 genome containing:
- a CDS encoding rhomboid family intramembrane serine protease, with translation MTRSDVISTADSPRRSALGRFASPILLLAAMWLVQFADAVLPGSFTGFGLRSWDPSGLPGVFVGPLLHANWQHLIANSVPFVVLGCLVAVEGARRFWAVTAFAAVIGGAGTWLLNAPGTLTVGASGLVFGYFGYTVLRVFAPGRVSHRILYAVIAVIVIALYGGSMLAGVVGVREGISWQAHLFGAIGGGLAAFIGRSASGGRGRP